The Branchiostoma lanceolatum isolate klBraLanc5 chromosome 3, klBraLanc5.hap2, whole genome shotgun sequence DNA segment gaggaggtgcataccctgctactgaaacagcaaggaaacttgctgccctatcaTATATGTGCCACtatgcactacaagggtctgaacgaatgaacggggagtcaaaactgcccaagatgACAACTCagaggaccaataaaatctggtctatgtggacaggtgatcactatggacaggattcttgattgatacaatgcttgtgtcaatgggaaaaattattgtattctaagggaccaccaaaagtggccacattgaccaggtggttCTCTATGTAGAGGTGGTGAATTGTACTGTAGGTTTAAATGTAATAAGTTAACTGAGTTGCATGTTGCAAGTCACCAATCAACTTTTCATATTTCACTCAGGTGCATCCAAAGGAACTTACGGTTTCAAAGACCAAATCGCACACAAAATCGCCTTCGTCAAGAACCATGTCCCACGGGACACGCAACTCATCCTCATTGGTCACTCAGTCGGCTGCTACATGGTGCTGGAGATCCTCAAGCACTGCCCAGAGGTCGACGTCCTGAAGGGCGTTCAACTTCTCCCCATGATAGAGCGCCTGAAGGAAACACCCAACGGAAGTCGGCTGGCACCTTCCACGTACTTCCGATGGCTGGCGGTCTTCGTGGCGTTCTTGCTGTCGTTTCTCCCGGACGTCGCAAAACGTTGGCTGCTGAAGTTGTACTTCTTGGGTAGGAAACTTGACGAAGGAGCGGTCGAGGCTAGTTTGAACTTGTTTGACCCAAACGTGACAAACAACAGCATCTTTATGGGATGGCAGGTGAGTCAGGTGTCTGTGAAACCTTGTTGGTTTCTAGTTATCATTTTTAGTGATtatccattaacattaatctgccgggttacataaatccaccacttttaAAAACAGTAGGCTTGAGAGAtactagtgcagcaccccaagGTGTGCACATTCATTCTTTTTCATAACATTGCCTCTACTACTGTAGGAATTAAGTCTGGTGCATGAACCAGACCTGCAGTGTATTGGTCAGCACCTGGACAAACTCATCTTCTACTACGGTGTGACTGACGGCTGGGCACCTGTCAGCTTCTACCAGAGGATGAAGAATACCTTCCCTCAGGTGAGACAATAGTGCACCTGATGTGCAAATCTGTAGCCTGGTACTAGTATACAAGCCTATTATAGCTGCACAAATAGCATAAGAGGACGAAGAGACTCAATAGCTATAGGTGATAGGTTAAGATACCATGCAGGCTAAAAATGTGGAATGCCCCTCCAGTATCCCACAGGGTTCCTTTATATGACCACTTCACCTATCTGTGATTTTTCTTTGCTATGAGCTGTCTGGTGAAGTATGTTTTGCTTACCCTCAGCTTGCTTTATAAAGGTGGTTGCTTAATGGCACCACATTTGTATTGGTtctagggttaggcagcagggagaaggtcaagCGAGCCTCTTCAAAAGTCTCCAACAAAAAcaggcccctgcagttccaaaaaagttgataagttgaacctgtacatactaGCATTCATTAGTCTTTGTAGATATCACATTGTActtctgctttatcaccatgacctgtacttatcTTGTAAGGGGGTAAATGTGCAATAATGGTCTTTACTTTCATTCATCAATCTTTCATGATTTTCTGCCTTCAGGGAGACATCCATCTGTGTGAACGAGGGATTCAGCATGCCTTCTGTCTGGAGCAGAGTGCAGAGATGGCTGGGATGGTGGCAGAGTGGATAGAACAGGCCACAGCTGCGGAGAGGCCGCTTCATACTGGCTGATGACAAGCTTAAAGAGAACAATGAACTTAATCTTGAGCtacttaggcctaggaaaaagacagttgtacatgtttcTAGTTACGGTCCTAAAATAGGGTGGGTTGGTAGGGAATTCTTTAAAGATTTCGGCCCAAgaaatccaacaaatacagtttaacaatgcGGATATCAAATGCATCAGGTAGTTCTAACATCATATTGttatcatacatatataatgtgtatacattgtacaatgtttactacacattctcaCATAAACTGTTCAAAGCTTTAATTTGAGTGTAGAATGCaggaatttcatcactcagatgtcagattggaAATTTTGTCCCTTGCTAGCAGTcgacccccccaaaaaaaggctagggtggGTCGGGTAACCACAAACACAAGattttttccttggccttaTGACAGTAACAAAGCATTTTATCAAGTTTTAAAATAATTAATtcagcaaaacaaaaagtgAACCATCCTAACGAAGAAGATAATCCATAAGAAATAAATGATGTTACTAATACAGGGTGTAGTTTGTAATGTTAAGATTGAATACTATTTACACTGCACACCCATTAGATCATCCTTCATCAGTTATGGGCCAGAGTTTCATGTATGACaattagtactgtaaatgcagaaatgttcgcggtggttttatgttcgcggttttcgcagttaactttcagcgtgaacttcaaaccaccgcgaaactttttgcccacctatgactgtacatgtagcgctactattgttttaaatgaGAACTTAAAAtgaccgcaaacactccattttctcactaccgcgaaataaagaccatgcgaacttaaatgcatttacagtaatcaaacTGTCAAAAGAAAGGATGGATGTAAACATCATTACTTTGCTTCATCCCTCTAAAACTCTTTACAATTATTCTACCATTGCACTAAGCAGGAATACTTCCCACACCTCAGTCCTCTGTGTTATGAATTATCTTATTCCTTTGTACTCAGACACTCTGTATATGATTATGTCTGATCCAATCAGTGAGCAGTGTGAATAGTTAAAGAAACACAATGGTGtgaaaaaatcaatcaactTAATTGATACTACAAAATGTTATTGTATATTCAATAGCCTCTACACTTAATTTTTAAACCTTCTGAGCAAAattctatacatatatagacACAGTTGTGTCAATTTGCTCTATATTTGATAGTCATTGAAACGATATGTGCAATTTCATCATCTAAATAGTAGGCTGTGATGCAGTCACTGTTTTTATCAAAGGTTCATTCTATAATTTTAGATCAGGACTGACACTTACTTACATGATTTGGTCATGCATTGATAAGATTTTGAATGTGAAAACAATTGTACCTGTGCTAGTCTGTACTTGACTTGGTCATCAGAATTGGTGCCATTTGAACCATTTTATCTTGTCATATAAATTATCAGGATTTTGTTAATTTTATTGTCTATTTTAGATATATTAGATATATATATCTCAGgaatatttatatatatctcaggagatttcaggtaataATTATGTTCAAAGCCAGTTTAGatcagagtgagtgagtgatcgtcagagagagagagagagagcaacaGTTTATCAATGAGCTAATGCAAATTGCACATAATGTTGCACATAAATTTTACCATTCATGTCATGCACTGTCTAAGCTGTACAAGTCAGACTTTGGGCTGCCAACAAGCGTTTTATCTCTTGTGGAAAAAAATAGTCTACTACTATCAGTCTCCTTTGAACGAGGagtaaaggccctgtcacacagttGCCCGTACTTGTTGATCAGCAGAAGATTCCCAGAGATTCGAGCGtgttttcacctgaaaatgtaCCCAACGCATTGAACGGGGCTAGGCGGATCGATCTCTAAAAATCGCTCTACTGGCTGAATCCAGCCGAAATGTCATTTATAGCTCGCTCACTCGTCGGCTGATCCATTCTCTTGCTGTACGTGTGAAAGGGGCATTAATAGAACGAATTTTAAACTGCAGGTAACAAGTGTCGTGTCCCCGTGGTGCGGTGGTTTGCGCATTCTGCCTCTCTCCACATGTGGTTCGAATTCGGtggcccgagttcgcgccccGGGCCTGAACACGGCTGGAAAACAGTCGCATagtcctatcggatggggacgtaaagccggcagcccggtgtgtatgagggagcttcagggcgtcaaacctttgcacgtaAAAGCACCCAAGTTGACCCAACACACTTTAATACCGAGAAGAGTTGGGATgaaccggtgtgcttggccaaaatagaCGCTTAGCAAAGCCGAATTGCACTAATAGTTAAAGCGCTATGCTTCGTCCTCATCAGTCTGAGGTTAAACCGCTTTACCTTAACAAGTATGTAAACGAAACCTATGCTGTCCTGACAGAGGTTGCGCTCTCGGTGTGTTTTTACCTCCGATCCGTGGAAACGAaggtattattttcgaaacattgtttgtttgtcttagtGTGCGTTCGCAGTTATTTGATTGACAACTAAGGTGATATCTTCGATAACTAGGCCCATTTCTTTCCCTGTCAACTGAGACGTGTTGTTGTTCATGATCAACTTCCTTGTGTCACATAGACTAGcaactttccttgctgtttcagtagcagtatATATTGTTACAGGGAGAATGTTGCTAGGTCTtctcctttaacatgctcgaggcacttCATCGAACACGGAactcccattttacgtctcttccgaaagacgggtgcagcacCAACCGAGATGGGCCATGGacgtcccaggatttgaaccagggtctcccagctAGGCCAAGGTCACAATTCCCAACCCGGGCCCGGCccgaacgaaaagtatgatataaaagacaacagaacacacaaaaagtTTCAAAGATTAACCATGAGCACCATTTGTGTATATTCTTGACATCAATTCTTTAGTTTTCGTTCAGGCaaacagtccggccgggccccggtttgccAATGTGACCTTTATGAGCCAGAAGCTCAACCGTGAGACCGCCACCAGTTGAGCTACCGGGACATGTCCCTGCCTAGCCTGTGACGTGAACCAAGGAGAATTATTTCTTACCTATGTGCCCATGGTGCCCCTGAAGCAGCTGTTGAGCCCTGTTAGGGGACACGcgtgtagcctcctttgcaggccctCTAGGACATATGAGCGTCGGTATTTATTTTTGGGGAGccctgattcgcgattttcaacacaTGGGCCTAGACCTGGTTctaattaatctccaagcagatctccatggTGCCAAAATCgcacaagctagccagagaagctccagtcagccactgagaagttgtcaggcaccttCACCAAAAAACTCTTTCTgacagttggatacggtctttgcaaccgttgggtctgttTGGAGACTAGGTTCTAATACCGGTAGATCGTTCATGTGCCCCTGGAAGGCCTGCTTTCAATCGGCGTTCACAAAAAAATCGCAGAAGCGATCTCCCCCGCATTAGAATTTGCCCCATAAGTTGAAATTCGCGATCGAATCAGAGCTTCCAACAAAAATAAACGATGCAGCTGGCGCTACGAGAAGGCCTGCAAATGAGGCTAGCACGCCACGCGGTGCAGCTATGCGGAGAGCTATTCTTGGTATATATCTTGGGCCACCAGGCCAATAATTCCCTGAGCGCAGTCTGACAACCTTAACCTCATTCACACAAATAGACACCCAAGCTTCGCGCTGTCTCTTTTTGTACGGACGGAATTATTCTGCGGTTTCTTTTTCTCGAAGAAAAGTAGTCCAATGACATTGGACTAAGAACTTTAAGCTTAACACGGTTGAAAAGACAAATCAAAGGGG contains these protein-coding regions:
- the LOC136429822 gene encoding lipid droplet-associated hydrolase-like, with amino-acid sequence MSFSRHIVKRMTQISVPKIRSEYPCVDGIRTHVMKCGDFPTDQGKKLLYLIIPGNPGVVGYYDKFMRELYRAHGGRIPVWGMAHAGHVTLPDDVKKENSGASKGTYGFKDQIAHKIAFVKNHVPRDTQLILIGHSVGCYMVLEILKHCPEVDVLKGVQLLPMIERLKETPNGSRLAPSTYFRWLAVFVAFLLSFLPDVAKRWLLKLYFLGRKLDEGAVEASLNLFDPNVTNNSIFMGWQELSLVHEPDLQCIGQHLDKLIFYYGVTDGWAPVSFYQRMKNTFPQGDIHLCERGIQHAFCLEQSAEMAGMVAEWIEQATAAERPLHTG